In Buchnera aphidicola (Schlechtendalia peitan), one genomic interval encodes:
- the yihA gene encoding ribosome biogenesis GTP-binding protein YihA/YsxC — MCKKNYNNIIFLKSIFNIQKEKYEHGSEIAFIGYSNSGKSSTINILSNQRNLARVSKIPGRTQSINIFQISPGIRLIDLPGYGYAKIPKNIKLDLTNMIFQYLKFQKCLKGLVMLIDIRRSIKFFDKTVMNLAKLYHIPILILLNKADKIVVSEQKKRLNIVRQDKLILSNNINVELFSSFKKIGLDSLKYQLDCWICNSILT, encoded by the coding sequence ATTTTTAATATACAAAAAGAAAAATACGAGCATGGATCGGAAATAGCTTTTATTGGATATTCTAATTCTGGAAAGTCTAGTACTATCAATATTTTATCAAATCAAAGAAATTTAGCTAGAGTTAGTAAAATTCCAGGAAGGACGCAATCAATTAATATTTTTCAAATTTCTCCAGGAATCCGTTTAATAGACTTACCGGGTTATGGTTATGCTAAGATTCCGAAAAATATTAAATTAGATCTTACAAACATGATATTTCAATATTTGAAGTTTCAAAAATGTTTAAAAGGATTAGTTATGTTAATTGATATTAGACGTTCTATTAAATTTTTTGATAAAACAGTGATGAATTTAGCAAAATTATATCATATACCAATATTAATTTTATTAAATAAAGCTGATAAAATTGTTGTTTCGGAACAAAAAAAACGATTAAATATTGTACGTCAAGATAAATTAATTTTGTCAAATAATATAAATGTAGAGTTATTTTCTTCGTTTAAAAAAATTGGATTGGATAGTTTAAAATATCAATTAGATTGTTGGATATGTAATTCGATTTTAACGTAA